A region of Streptosporangiales bacterium DNA encodes the following proteins:
- a CDS encoding 30S ribosomal protein S12, translated as MPTIQQLVRKGRKEKVAKTKTPALKGSPQRRGVCTRVFTTTPKKPNSALRKVARVRLTHGVEVTAYIPGVGHNLQEHSIVLVRGGRVRDLPGVRYKIVRGPLDTQGVRNRKQARSRYGAKREK; from the coding sequence TTGCCCACGATTCAGCAGCTGGTCCGGAAGGGCCGCAAGGAGAAGGTCGCCAAGACCAAGACTCCGGCGCTCAAGGGAAGCCCGCAGCGCCGTGGGGTATGCACGCGCGTCTTCACCACGACTCCGAAGAAGCCGAACTCGGCGCTGCGCAAGGTTGCGCGTGTCCGGCTGACGCACGGTGTGGAGGTCACTGCGTACATCCCGGGGGTCGGGCACAACCTGCAGGAGCACTCGATCGTGCTCGTGCGCGGTGGCCGAGTGCGTGACCTCCCCGGCGTCCGCTACAAGATCGTCCGCGGTCCGCTGGACACCCAGGGCGTTCGCAACCGCAAGCAGGCGCGTAGCCGCTATGGCGCGAAGAGGGAGAAGTAG
- the rpsG gene encoding 30S ribosomal protein S7 translates to MPRKGPAPRRPAMVDPVYSSPLVTQLVNKVLLSGKRSTSQHIVYGALENVGEKSGNDPVVTLKRALDNVKPAIEVKSRRVGGATYQVPVEVRPQRSTTLALRWLVRFARARREKTMTERLAAEIIDASNGLGASVKRREDTHRMAEANKAFAHYRW, encoded by the coding sequence ATGCCACGCAAGGGACCCGCGCCCCGTCGTCCGGCGATGGTCGACCCGGTGTACAGCTCGCCGCTGGTGACCCAGCTGGTGAACAAGGTGCTGCTTTCCGGCAAGCGGTCGACCTCGCAGCACATCGTCTACGGCGCCCTGGAGAACGTCGGCGAGAAGAGCGGCAACGACCCGGTCGTGACGCTGAAGCGCGCGCTCGACAACGTCAAGCCGGCGATCGAGGTGAAGAGCCGCCGCGTCGGCGGTGCGACCTACCAGGTACCGGTCGAGGTCCGGCCGCAGCGCAGCACCACGCTCGCGCTCCGCTGGCTGGTGCGGTTCGCCAGGGCCCGCCGTGAGAAGACCATGACGGAGCGGCTCGCCGCCGAGATCATCGACGCGAGCAACGGCCTCGGCGCGAGCGTCAAGCGCCGCGAGGACACCCACAGAATGGCCGAGGCCAACAAGGCGTTCGCCCACTACCGCTGGTAA
- the fusA gene encoding elongation factor G, giving the protein MAIDVKTDLARVRNIGIMAHIDAGKTTTTERILYYTGVNYKLGEVHEGAATMDWMAQEQERGITITSAATTASWRDHTVNIIDTPGHVDFTVEVERSLRVLDGAVAVFDGVAGVEPQSETVWRQADKYHVPRLCFVNKMDRVGAEFHRCVEMIVSRLNANPLVIQLPWGTEADFRGVIDLVQMRGLLWQGDGKGEKYDIVSIPDDHAEAARHWRDKLVETLAENDDEIMELYLEGEEPDEEQLRTAIRRATVGAKLTPVLCGTAFKNKGVQPLLDAVVDYLPSPVEVGVVHGHEAKDEDPAPLTREPSDDEPMSALAFKVMSDQHLGKLTYVRVYSGRLTAGGQVTNATKGRKERIGKIYRMHANHREEISSIGAGFIAAVQGLKQTSTGDTLCDPNDPIVLESMQFPAPVISVAIEPNSKADQDKLATAIQRLADEDPTFQVRTDEETGQTVISGMGELHLDVLVDRMKREFRVAASVGKPQVAYRETIRNKVAGVAYTHKKQTGGAGQFAKVVVDIEPTGGGDGGYEFVNSITGGRIPKEYIPSVDAGCQEAMEFGVLAGYPLVDLKITLQDGAYHEVDSSELAFKIAGSMVLKEAARKAQPVLLEPMMKVEVTTPEDYMGDVIGDLNSRRGQVEAMEERTGNRVITALVPLSEMFGYVGDLRSKTQGRASYSMEFGSYAEVPRNVADEIVQKVRGE; this is encoded by the coding sequence GTGGCTATCGACGTCAAGACCGACCTCGCCAGGGTCCGCAACATCGGGATCATGGCGCATATCGATGCGGGCAAGACCACGACGACCGAGCGCATCCTGTACTACACCGGCGTGAACTACAAGCTGGGTGAGGTGCACGAGGGCGCCGCGACGATGGACTGGATGGCGCAGGAGCAGGAGCGCGGCATCACCATCACGTCGGCCGCCACCACGGCGAGCTGGCGGGACCACACGGTCAACATCATCGACACCCCGGGGCACGTCGACTTCACCGTCGAGGTGGAGCGGTCGCTGCGGGTCCTCGACGGTGCGGTCGCCGTGTTCGACGGGGTCGCCGGCGTCGAGCCGCAGTCGGAGACGGTGTGGCGGCAGGCGGACAAGTACCACGTGCCGCGCCTGTGCTTCGTGAACAAGATGGACCGGGTCGGTGCGGAGTTCCACCGCTGCGTCGAGATGATCGTGAGCCGGCTCAACGCCAACCCGCTGGTCATCCAGCTGCCGTGGGGCACCGAGGCCGACTTCCGCGGCGTCATCGACCTGGTGCAGATGCGCGGCCTGCTCTGGCAGGGCGACGGCAAGGGCGAGAAGTACGACATCGTCTCGATCCCGGACGACCACGCCGAGGCGGCGCGCCACTGGCGCGACAAGCTCGTCGAGACGCTCGCCGAGAACGACGACGAGATCATGGAGCTGTACCTCGAGGGCGAGGAGCCGGACGAGGAGCAGCTGCGCACGGCCATCCGCCGCGCGACCGTCGGCGCGAAGCTCACCCCCGTTCTGTGCGGTACCGCTTTCAAGAACAAGGGTGTGCAGCCGCTGCTCGACGCGGTCGTCGACTACCTGCCGAGCCCCGTCGAGGTGGGCGTCGTGCACGGGCACGAGGCCAAGGACGAGGACCCGGCGCCGCTGACCAGGGAGCCGTCCGACGACGAGCCGATGTCGGCGCTGGCGTTCAAGGTGATGAGCGACCAGCACCTCGGCAAGCTCACCTACGTGCGGGTCTACTCCGGCCGGCTCACCGCCGGAGGCCAGGTGACCAACGCCACCAAGGGCCGCAAGGAGCGGATCGGCAAGATCTACCGGATGCACGCCAACCACCGCGAGGAGATCAGCTCCATCGGAGCCGGTTTCATCGCCGCGGTGCAGGGGCTGAAGCAGACCAGCACCGGTGACACGCTGTGCGACCCGAACGACCCGATCGTCCTCGAGTCGATGCAGTTCCCCGCGCCGGTGATCTCGGTCGCCATCGAGCCGAACTCGAAGGCCGACCAGGACAAGCTGGCCACGGCGATCCAGCGGCTGGCCGACGAGGACCCGACGTTCCAGGTTCGTACCGACGAGGAGACCGGCCAGACGGTGATCTCCGGCATGGGCGAGCTGCACCTGGACGTGCTCGTCGACCGGATGAAGCGTGAGTTCCGGGTCGCCGCCAGCGTCGGCAAGCCGCAGGTGGCGTACCGCGAGACGATCCGCAACAAGGTCGCCGGGGTCGCCTACACCCACAAGAAGCAGACCGGCGGTGCCGGCCAGTTCGCCAAGGTGGTCGTGGACATCGAGCCCACCGGCGGCGGCGACGGCGGCTACGAGTTCGTCAACAGCATCACCGGTGGCCGGATCCCGAAGGAGTACATCCCCTCCGTCGACGCCGGCTGCCAGGAGGCGATGGAGTTCGGCGTGCTCGCCGGTTACCCACTCGTCGACCTCAAGATCACGCTCCAGGACGGTGCGTACCACGAGGTCGACTCGTCCGAGCTCGCGTTCAAGATCGCGGGTTCCATGGTGCTCAAGGAGGCCGCTCGCAAGGCGCAGCCGGTGCTCCTCGAGCCGATGATGAAGGTCGAGGTCACGACGCCCGAGGACTACATGGGCGACGTGATCGGTGACCTCAACTCGCGCCGTGGCCAAGTCGAGGCCATGGAGGAGCGGACAGGGAACCGCGTCATCACGGCGCTGGTCCCGCTGTCCGAGATGTTCGGCTACGTCGGAGACCTGCGGAGCAAGACGCAGGGTCGGGCGAGCTACAGCATGGAGTTCGGCTCGTACGCCGAGGTTCCGCGGAACGTCGCCGACGAGATCGTGCAGAAGGTACGCGGCGAGTAG